From Zea mays cultivar B73 chromosome 3, Zm-B73-REFERENCE-NAM-5.0, whole genome shotgun sequence:
cggcctccgcctcgcccgacccaggggctcggactcgacctcggccacggaagacagactcgacctcggcttcggaggagcttccacatcgcccaacctagggcgcagaccagccacgtcgataggaggcaccatcatcgccctaccccgagctgactcgggccgcaggaaacaagaccggcgtcccatctggctcgctccgccagataggcaatgatggcgcccccctactctgtgacgacggcggctctcggcccccttacggaagcaggaggacgtcagcaaggactcaaccgctccgacagctgtccctccgccaggctccatcgctcctccgacggccacgacatcacaccagctgggtgccaaaatctctccggctgccacaacggcatgtacttagggcgctagctctcctccgctagacacgtagcactctgctataccccccattgtacacctggatcccctccttacgcctataaaaggaaggactagggccctcttagagaaggttggccgcgcggggacgaggacgagacaggcgcttgcctggggccgctcgctccctctcccgcgtggacgcttgtaaccccctactgcaagcgcacccgacctgggcgcgggacgaacacgaaggccgcgggattcccacctctctcacgccggtctccggccgcctcgctctccccccttcgcgctcgccctcacgctcgacccatctgggctggggcacgcggcgacattcactcgtcggcccagggaccccccggtctcgaaacgccgacaccaccggactgtccggtgcaccaagcggagcaacagctCTCCAGAGCAACAGTCAactgcacagtgccctgacaGCGCTATagtacgcggcagaagtcagagcagtcaccagaggcgcaccggacagtgaacagtgtctatccggtgcggcaccggactgtcctgtgccactagaagacaaagctccaacggtcaaaaccgcctgaaccctaacggttgggtgacgtggctagcgcaccggacaatgtctggtggcgcccatcgacagtagccacccccaacggttgttttggtggttgagggctataaatacccccccaaccacctccactccaaccatccaagcattcaacacattgcattcaatacaagagcaatggactccactccaaagacacaattcaagtgatcgatccgctcaaagtccccaattcaactctagtgcattaggacttgtgagaggatcatttgtgtttctttgttgctcttgtttgcttggttgggtttcttttctttctcacttcttactctcaagctttgtaagcaaggcaagagacaccaattgtgtggtggtccttgcggggtctaagtgacccatgagattaaggaagaagcctcactcggtctaggtgaccgtttgagagaggaaaagggttgaaagagacccggtctttgtgactacctcaacggggactagattcTTTAGAACCgagcctcggtaaaacaaatcaccgtgtcatccgctttattttcttggttgatttgttttcctctctctcccggactcagatttttttctaacgctaaccccggcttgtagtgtgtttaaagttgtaaatttcagtttccgcctatccacccccctctaggcgactttcaccttggCGTCGCATagggtttcgctccgccacctccattgttccctacagttgaccctgctctgttccatactcctgtgagtatcaaaattgtagttagaagttggtaatgcatctggtataacacatgcaatctcttctctgtgcagggccaatctggggcggcatccaacaaccctaatGAAGCACCTAGCCCATCGCAGCACAGGTCCAAccacccacctcgatgagagttatgtttttagtgttcagacttcagaacttgtgttgaatacttatgtccgAGCTTAGACTTAtgtgttgatacttctgaacttgtgttgatacttatgtttgtgttgagaacttgtatattaatgtttgtgttggatatttatgtctgtgatgatatctgtgatgtatatatgtgatatatgtgatgatatctgtgatgtatcttttttttgtttggatggaatagaaaaaacaaataaaaaaggtgtgtactggtcactttgctgagtgttacactcggcaaagagggggtttgccgagtgtcagggccatagcactcggcaaaaaaccAATACCTGGGCACCAgtatagcttctttgccgagagtggtggccctggcactcggcaaagaggcacgctttgccgagtgccatacagAGCACTCATCAAAGAACCTGACAAAGGGACCCGCtggcggattctttgccgagtgttggtcggtagacactcggcaaaggtaacttatttgccgagtgtcacctagaacactcggcaaagacgtcgtCTTCGTCACCCCGGCGTCGTGACagccgcttttctttgccgagtaccgtttggcactcggcaaagtctttgccgatgtaCCGTTCGCTGAGCCCTGTTTgtcgagtgcgacactcggcaaagcctttgccgagtgtttttcagggtttgccgagtgtttcaggcactcgacaaagcgctcgattccggtagtgaattaTCTAAGTCAAATTATTTAAAGTTTGACAAATGTTACAGGAAAGAATAACATTGTTTATAACATCAAAATAAGTGTATCATGAGAGTATATTTTGCGACGTACCTAGTGATATTAATTTGGCGTCATAAATATTAGTGTTACTTTCTATAATTAGTCAAATTTAAAATAGCTTTGACTTAACACAAGCTTGGAACTCGCTTTGTTTTGGGACCgagtagagatggccaaacgggccgcccggcccggcccggcccgggcccggtgaagcccggccaaaaaccgggccgggcctgctGTGCCAGCGTGCCCAAGTttctgtccaagcccggcccgcagcgggcctaaacgggccgggccggcccgtttagcacgaaaaaacgggccgaaaagcgggctaaacgggccggtaagcacgttttagtgtaaaaaaaccgggcttaacgggcttagaggtaaacgggccgtgccgggctagcccgccgtgcctagtttcatgtccaagcccgcccgcttattctaccgtgccgggttcggaccgggcccaaaaagcgggcttcgtgccgggctcacgggcctcgtgctttttggccatctataggacCGAGAGAGTACAAAGACGTTTCGATTATTAGGTTGTCTTTCACCGAGCGTGTATATGATAATGCAAAACAGTGTTTTACAAAAATTAATTGAAATAGAAGATGAGATAGAAAGTATCATGCAGTTTTTCGCGTTCACTTTTAGGTGGTGTGTAGTATTAATTCTGTGCATCTGAAGCTCCAATTAGTTTGTGACCACACCTAGATTGGTACGAATTATGGATGAAGTGATTTTATAGTTATACACCTTACCTACGCTTGCACAGAACATTACAGCAACAGAGTACAGACTCACAGCAGCATGGCTACACACTGTTCCACACCGGCAACCCATGCACACTTGTTCTTGGTTGCCAGATTGGAACAGCTGAAATCACACGACTCATACGGTCCCAAATGCAACAGGACTACGCTGTGCTCCAATTGACAGACGACTAAACGATCATCACGCCAGCATGGCCGGGGCTGCTTCTTCATCTTTCGCCGAAGCTTCTCCGCCGAGCAGGTGCCGCGTCACGTCTGCTCCCTGCGCCAGCTGATCCTGCAGCAGGTTCCTGGCGCCCTTCTTCTCGGCGCTCTTGCCCCACAGCACGAAGTAGAGGCCGATGACGATCAGCACAGCTCCAATGATCCTGCAGCCAAAATTAGATATATAGACGCCAAATTAAAGCACATGTCAATACGCGCGCGCCAGAGATGCAAGGGCTCTTGTTGTTGCATGGACTGCTGGTTGGGGTTCTCTGATGATCCCCAACCCAAGTGGCCATGTGATCCCGCTATCCCTGTCACGTTTGGACCTGCGCGCGCGCACGTGCGGCCCTTACCCTCCCGTGTAGAGCTGGTCCCCGAGGATGGCGGAAGCCATGACGGCGACGGCCACGGTCTGCACTGGCTGGAAGACGGCGGTGAAGAGCGGGCCTCCCCTGTCGATGCACCAGATCTGCAGAGCAAACGCTACCCCGGATGCCACAAGGCCCTAAGTATCGATACACACCAAAGACAGCTCTTTCAGTTCAGTCTGTGCTCGCACAACACAACGGACATGAGTTACGTTGCGCATGCAATCATGCAGTCGAGTTGCTAGCTTGCTGGTGGGGTGGTTACGTACAGCGTATAGGATGGTGAAGAGCTCCCCTCCTGAGCGGACCTTCCACCTGCTCAGGTCCTCCTCGGTGAAGGCGGCAATGGCCAGGAACTGGAGGAGCCCGAAGATGCAGGTCAGTGACAGAACCGAGAGCCTGGCTGGGTACCTCTTCAGCACCGGCACCTGAGATCAACGTAAAGGAAAATCAGTGCACCGATCGAAACGTAGCAGTAATATATCCAACAACTGTACCATTGCGTACGTCCAGTGTTGCGCTCATATGCACTGAAGAACTTCATGCTGCTAGTatatatagtactactactacctgAAGGACCATCCATCCGGACCAGGAGAGGCAGTGGCCGAGGATGAAGACGCAGCCGAGAGTCCAGTTGAGGATGGGGCTGCCGCTGGAGGAGGACAGCGTCACCGGAGACGACTTGACGTGCACATCACTGTGATGGAGCAGCGGCAGGCCCTTGTACAGGGTTATGACGGTGGCCCCTCCGATGCTCACCACCGTGCCCACCACCTTGGCCAGCCCATGCCTCCTGCTCAGGTCCACCTGCTCTAGCCTGTGCACGCGCCATGCATTTATTTAATCACGAGAGCAAAAGGACATTCGCCTCCCTCTTCTTCAGTGAACAACAAACGCTGCAGAACACTAATAAATAGCCTGGCGATTGGGGTGGGTGCAGGTGCAGGTGCAGTGCAGTGCAGAGAGACAAGTTAGCTGCTGCTGGCACCTGAGGACAGCGGCCATGGCGAAGGTGATCGCGGGGACGGTGTTCTGTATCGCAGAG
This genomic window contains:
- the LOC100283255 gene encoding nodulin-like protein, whose product is MAPEKLKLLVGVLALQFLLAGFHIVSRAALNMGISEIVFMVYRNLISLALLAPFAYFLEKKDRPPLTFSLLVEFFLLALCGITANQGFYLLGLYHLSPTYASAIQNTVPAITFAMAAVLRLEQVDLSRRHGLAKVVGTVVSIGGATVITLYKGLPLLHHSDVHVKSSPVTLSSSSGSPILNWTLGCVFILGHCLSWSGWMVLQVPVLKRYPARLSVLSLTCIFGLLQFLAIAAFTEEDLSRWKVRSGGELFTILYAGLVASGVAFALQIWCIDRGGPLFTAVFQPVQTVAVAVMASAILGDQLYTGGIIGAVLIVIGLYFVLWGKSAEKKGARNLLQDQLAQGADVTRHLLGGEASAKDEEAAPAMLA